One Helianthus annuus cultivar XRQ/B chromosome 7, HanXRQr2.0-SUNRISE, whole genome shotgun sequence genomic region harbors:
- the LOC110868305 gene encoding adenosine kinase 2 — protein sequence MADYEGILLGMGNPLLDISAVVDQDFLKKYDIKPNNAILAEDKHLPMYDEMSSKYNVEYIAGGATQNSIRVAQWLLQIPGATSFMGCIGKDKYGEEMKKNSKSAGVNVHYYEDETAPTGTCAVCVVGGERSLIANLSAANCYKTDHLKRPENWALVEKAKYIYIAGFFLTVSPESILLVAEHTAATNKVFAMNLSAPFICEFFKDAQDKALPYVDYVFGNETEARTFSKVHGWETDNVEEIAIKISQLPKASNTRKRITVITQGADPVVVAQDGKVTTYPVVFLPKEKLVDTNGAGDAFVGGFLSQLVLEKPIAECVRAGCYASNVIIQRSGCTYPEKPDFK from the exons ATGGCGGATTACGAAGGAATCCTTTTGGGTATGGGAAACCCCCTTCTTGACATTTCAGCCGTAGTCGATCAAGATTTTCTCAAAAA ATACGATATCAAGCCGAACAATGCCATCCTTGCTGAAGATAAGCATTTGCCCAT GTATGATGAAATGTCGTCCAAATACAATGTAGAGTACATTGCTGGAG GTGCTACTCAGAATTCAATCCGAGTTGCGCAG TGGTTACTTCAAATACCGGGTGCAACAAGTTTTATGGGTTGTATTGGGAAGGACAAGTACGGTGAGGAGATGAAAAAGAACTCGAAAAGTGCTGGTGTTAAT GTGCACTATTATGAGGATGAAACCGCACCAACTGGTACATGTGCTGTCTGTGTTGTTGGCGGTGAGAG GTCACTTATTGCCAACCTGTCTGCTGCCAACTGCTACAAGACTGATCACTTAAAACGTCCAGAGAATTGGGCACTCG TTGAAAAGGCTAAGTACATCTATATTGCTGGCTTTTTCCTTACGGTGTCTCCTGAATCAATTCTGCTTGTAGCTGAGCACACAGCTGCAACCAACAAG GTTTTCGCAATGAACCTATCTGCACCGTTCATCTGTGAATTTTTTAAGGATGCTCAAGACAAAGCCTTACC GTATGTGGATTATGTTTTTGGAAATGAAACCGAAGCAAGAACGTTCTCAAAGGTTCATGGTTGGGAG ACTGATAACGTGGAGGAGATCGCGATCAAGATCTCTCAATTGCCAAAAGCATCCAATACCCGCAAGAGGATTACCGTAATCACTCAGGGTGCTGACCCTGTTGTAGTGGCTCAGGATGGAAAAGTTACAACATATCCAGTCGTCTTCTTGCCAAAGGAGAAACTTGTTGATACCAATGGAGCAG GCGATGCGTTTGTTGGTGGATTTTTGTCTCAACTGGTTCTTGAAAAGCCGATTGCTGAATGTGTGAGAGCCGGGTGCTATGCTTCCAATGTGATTATCCAAAGATCAGGGTGCACCTACCCAGAGAAGCCTGATTTTAAATAA
- the LOC110868307 gene encoding probable lysine-specific demethylase ELF6, with protein sequence MREVEVPNWLKELPLAPVFYPTDTEFSDPIAYISKIEKEASVFGICKVVPPLPKPSKKYVVANLNKSLLKCPELGSDVKVNNAVNDGEARAVFTTRHQELGHNKRTKEVGSGAGLGSGLGSGQLYSPVVNKQVWQSGEIYTLDQFESKSRAFARSQLGMVKDVSPLDVESLFWKAACEKPIYIEYANDVPGSGFGEPVGPTRFLRKHRRRRGVDRYKYNTVCSHTSEQVDDKVNDFDSRKGESVMCSSSSSVNTLKKDTDLLNNEIEGSSGWKLSNCPWNLQVIARSPGSLTRFMPDDIPGVTSPMVYIGMLFSWFAWHVEDHELHSLNFLHIGSPKTWYAVPGDYAFTFEEVIRSKAYGDIDRLAALTLLGEKTTLLSPKTVVASGIPCCRLVQNPGEFVVTFPRAYHIGFSHGFNCGEAANFATPKWLSVAKEAAVRRAAMNFLPMLSHQQLLYLLTMSFIPRVPRSLLPGMRTSRLKDRQKDERELLVKKEFIDDILNENKLLNCILRKNPSYRAVRWDLESLSPFVNKENVHVENDNNLGVDTIVHIEDDDMSSDFQFDSGSLPCVACGVLGYPFMSVIQPSAKAVIDDLTVTGHGAAQAHEGETETETKSVDVDNGWNMCSGYLRPRIFCLEHVSKIEELLNSTGGAKLLIICHSDFQKIKAQASVIAEQIGTTFRYNDVQVDDATRDDLDLINLAIDNEQEEDEYVEDWTSKLNVNIRQSVKFRPKLSADKIHHALNMDALFSDTIPNTSVGLHAMNFKWQATKSRSNKKSNQSIKKLPKTVSVENDVEFKESVSEAQMFKKGGTLIQYKRRIFKSKPQDPKVNLQNELVTKNGSVVHEMTQQGSELTKLDASSTDEPVTDSDVRVEKGKFSDVYDENTPASSSTSGSKRKREAELLQKEEKSTFDGFIKSPCEGLRPRSRKDSLKDGIFIDTKTIPEKPTKKSKVPGVEEKLAKKPKVDKNGRGSHKCDRDGCKMSFKTKAEVNLHRKNMCPHEGCGKKFTSHRYAVLHLRVHDDDRPLKCTWKGCKMTFKWAWALTEHLRVHTGERPYKCKVEGCGLTFRFVSDFSRHRRKTGHNVNVKS encoded by the exons ATGAGGGAGGTTGAGGTACCTAATTGGCTTAAGGAATTGCCTCTGGCACCTGTGTTTTACCCGACTGATACCGAGTTTTCGGATCCGATTGCGTATATTTCCAAGATTGAGAAAGAGGCTAGTGTGTTTGGTATATGTAAAGTCGTTCCGCCCTTGCCAAAACCGTCGAAAAAGTATGTCGTTGCAAATTTAAACAAATCCTTATTAAAGTGCCCGGAGTTGGGGAGTGATGTGAAAGTGAATAATGCGGTTAATGATGGCGAGGCTCGTGCGGTTTTTACAACTAGGCATCAAGAATTGGGCCATAACAAAAGAACAAAAGAGGTCGGGTCAGGTGCAGGGTTAGGGTCAGGGTTAGGGTCGGGTCAACTATATTCGCCTGTGGTCAACAAGCAGGTATGGCAGAGCGGGGAGATTTATACATTGGATCAGTTTGAATCGAAATCCCGGGCTTTTGCTAGGAGTCAGTTGGGTATGGTTAAAGATGTTTCTCCGTTGGATGTAGAGTCGCTTTTCTGGAAGGCTGCTTGTGAAAAACCGATATATATTGAGTATGCGAATGATGTACCGGGTTCGGGTTTTGGTGAGCCAGTGGGCCCGACTAGGTTTCTGCGTAAGCATAGGAGGAGACGGGGAGTGGATAGATATAAATATAATACGGTTTGTTCTCATACGAGTGAACAAGTAGACGATAAAGTTAACGATTTTGATAGCCGGAAAGGTGAATCGGTAATGTGTAGCTCTAGTTCTTCGGTAAATACGTTAAAGAAAGATACCGATTTACTGAATAATGAGATTGAAGGCAGTTCTGGATGGAAACTTTCTAACTGTCCTTGGAATTTACAAGTGATTGCACGATCACCGGGATCGCTTACGCGTTTCATGCCAGACGATATTCCGGGTGTCACGTCTCCTATGGTGTATATTGGCATGTTGTTCAGCTGGTTTGCGTGGCATGTTGAAGATCACGAGCTTCACAGCTTAAATTTTCTTCATATCGGCTCTCCAAAGACCTGGTACGCAGTCCCGGGGGATTACGCGTTTACGTTTGAGGAAGTTATTCGTTCAAAGGCTTATGGTGACATAGATCGGTTAG CTGCGTTAACGCTCTTGGGAGAAAAGACTACTCTTCTATCACCCAAAACTGTTGTTGCGTCTGGTATTCCGTGTTGCAG GTTAGTACAGAACCCCGGTGAATTTGTAGTAACGTTTCCGAGGGCTTATCACATAGGATTTAGCCATG GTTTTAATTGCGGGGAAGCTGCTAATTTCGCAACTCCAAAATGGCTTTCGGTAGCTAAGGAAGCTGCGGTACGTAGAGCCGCCATGAATTTTCTTCCGATGCTTTCACATCAACAATTGCTTTACCTACTAACAATGTCATTCATTCCGAG GGTGCCTCGATCCTTGCTTCCGGGAATGCGAACCTCTCGTTTAAAAGATCGTCAGAAAGACGAGCGTGAGCTTCTGGTGAAGAAGgaattcatcgatgacattttaaACGAAAACAAATTGTTAAATTGCATTCTTCGGAAAAATCCTTCTTACCGTGCAGTCCGATGGGATCTTGAGTCCTTGTCACCATTTGTTAATAAAGAAAACGTTCATGTTGAAAACGATAATAATTTGGGTGTGGACACTATTGTTCATATAGAAGACGATGACATGTCGAGTGATTTCCAATTCGATTCCGGGTCGTTACCGTGTGTGGCTTGTGGTGTTCTTGGTTACCCTTTTATGTCGGTTATACAACCATCAGCAAAGGCAGTTATCGATGATTTAACCGTCACGGGCCATGGCGCTGCTCAGGCCCATGAGGGTGAAACCGAAACCGAAACCAAATCGGTTGATGTTGACAACGGATGGAACATGTGTAGCGGGTATCTAAGACCCCGTATATTCTGTTTAGAGCATGTTAGTAAAATCGAAGAGCTGTTGAACTCTACGGGTGGAGCAAAACTGCTTATAATATGCCATTCAG ATTTTCAGAAAATTAAGGCGCAAGCTTCAGTCATTGCAGAGCAGATTGGTACCACGTTTAGATATAACGATGTTCAAGTAGACGATGCGACCCGTGATGATTTGGATCTCATTAATCTCGCAATCGACAACGaacaagaagaagatgaatacgTAGAAGACTGGACTTCGAAATTGAACGTTAATATTCGCCAGTCTGTTAAATTCCGGCCTAAATTATCAGCTGATAAGATACATCATGCTTTGAATATGGATGCGTTATTTTCTGACACGATTCCCAACACAAGCGTTGGCTTGCATGCAATGAATTTTAAGTGGCAAGCTACGAAATCCCGCTCAAATAAAAAATCAAACCAGTCAATCAAAAAATTGCCGAAGACCGTTTCTGTGGAAAACGATGTCGAGTTCAAAGAGAGCGTTTCTGAAGCGCAAATGTTTAAAAAAGGAGGGACGTTAATTCAGTATAAAAGAAGAATCTTTAAGTCAAAACCACAAGACCCGAAAGTCAACTTGCAAAATGAATTGGTAACCAAAAACGGTTCGGTGGTGCATGAAATGACGCAACAAGGGTCTGAGTTGACAAAGCTTGATGCATCCTCTACTGATGAACCTGTTACTGATTCGGATGTTAGGGTAGAGAAAGGTAAGTTTAGTGATGTATatgacgaaaatacccctgcTTCGAGTTCAACAAGTGGAAGTAAAAGGAAGAGAGAAGCAGAGTTATTACAAAAAGAAGAAAAATCTACTTTTGATGGATTTATAAAAAGCCCGTGTGAAGGATTAAGACCTCGAAGCAGAAAAGATTCGCTTAAAGATGGTATTTTTATCGACACGAAAACAATCCCGGAAAAACCCACAAAGAAATCAAAAGTTCCAGGTGTCGAAGAAAAACTCGCAAAGAAACCAAAGGTCGATAAAAATGGACGTGGGTCCCACAAGTGCGATCGTGACGGTTGCAAAATGAGTTTCAAGACAAAAGCCGAGGTAAACCTACATAGAAAGAACATGTGTCCCCATGAAGGGTGTGGGAAGAAGTTCACTTCACACCGATATGCAGTACTCCATTTGCGTGTTCATGATGACGACAGGCCGCTAAAATGCACTTGGAAAGGTTGCAAAATGACATTCAAATGGGCCTGGGCCCTGACCGAGCATTTACGTGTCCACACCGGAGAGAGACCGTACAAATGCAAGGTTGAAGGGTGTGGGCTCACCTTTAGGTTTGTTTCTGACTTTAGCCGACACAGAAGGAAAACCGGGCATAATGTAAATGTAAAGTCGTGA
- the LOC110868308 gene encoding ABC transporter G family member 24 — MNLLVNASNCPYSLINESSLLASLTLNHVLLPTIMTKCKLLALAITICVLLHSPETLHCQLSNDGHVTQTVFTSLSDLTSTVLDSVGNRASFCVKDRVVEWDRAFNFSSNLDFLKSCIRKTNAEDVIGRVCYAAELKDYFERFFSGSRYLKPNRNCNITSRVSGCEPGWACAVSVPEDVDMKDFVNIPARTDDCQPCCEGFFCPKGLTCMIPCPLGAYCPTATLDTDTGICKPYSYQLPPGMPNHTCGGANIWADILTSRDLFCSSGSYCPTSTQKIPCSSGHYCRTGSTSEKACYNLISCNEGSSTQHIQAYGAMLIAAIFTILLIIYNCSDQVLTIRERRRAKYREAASRRAKERVKADERTMELSTLHQSSEDVDYNDSGTSNASQENILKLRSQTCNNTDDNLDHSSKKRLQKGKQIHTHSEIFNYAYSQIEKEKAMQEIQSLSFSEVTTTMAVNAETRRRPTIEVSFQDLTVTLKGKGRRHLLRCVTGKMMPGRITAVMGPSGAGKTMFLSALAGKAHGCKITGSILINGKPDSIHSYKRIIGFVPQDDVVHGNLTVEENLWFSANCRLPANMLKQDRVLVVERVIECLGLQTVRNSLVGTVEKRGISGGQRKRVNVGLEMVMEPSLLILDEPTSGLDSSSSQLLLRALRRETLEGVNVSMVVHQPSYLLFQMFDDLVLLAKGGLTVYHGSVREVEEYFSEIGINVPDRVNPPDYFIDVLEGMVKLNTSSGVTCEQLPVRWMLHKGYHVPPDMHANAAAMFPEGQLSSNVLNDNEGAAEDHSFVGEIWEYVKSNVKVRSDVIRHNFLRTKDLSNRSTPGILVQYRYFLGRVAKQRLRESKLQLVDYLILSLAGACLGSIRRPNEETFGALGYTYSIIAVSLLCKVAALRTFSLDKLQYWRERASGISSLAHFLAKDTVDHFNTVVKPAVYLSMFYFFSNDRSSFAEIYTVLLSLVYCVTGIAYTLAIYLDAGSSQLFAVLLPVVLTLIPTQAGNSKFLIFVSNFCYPKWTLEAFVISNANRFSGVWLITRCGALQKFGYNVHDWDLCIFILIMIGVGTRISAFFGMLIIHKR; from the exons ATGAATCTTCTTGTTAATGCCAGCAACTGTCCGTACTCCCTTATAAATGAATCTTCTCTTCTTGCTTCGTTAACCCTCAACCACGTACTGCTACCCACCATAATGACCAAATGCAAACTTCTCGCATTAGCTATCACCATCTGTGTTTTGTTGCATTCGCCCGAAACCCTACACTGTCAACTCTCTAACGACGGTCATGTTACTCAGACTGTGTTTACCAGTCTCTCTGATCTCACTTCTACCGTTCTTGATAGTGTCGGAAACCGAGCTTCTTTCTGCGTTAAGGATCG GGTGGTAGAGTGGGATCGAGCTTTTAACTTTTCTTCTAATTTGGATTTCTTGAAGTCATGCATTAGGAAAACCAACG CTGAAGATGTTATCGGACGCGTGTGTTACGCAGCAGAGTTGAAAGACTACTTTGAACGTTTCTTTTCTGGTAGTCGTTACCTCAAGCCTAACAGAAACTGTAACATAACATCTAGAGTTTCAGGTTGTGAGCCAGGATGGGCATGTGCCGTTTCGGTCCCTGAGGATGTTGACATGAAAGATTTTGTTAATATACCTGCCCGAACCGATGACTGTCAGCCTTGTTGCGAGGGTTTCTTCTGCCCGAAAGGTCTTACTTGCATGATAC CTTGCCCATTGGGTGCATACTGCCCAACTGCAACTTTAGATACAGACACTGGCATATGTAAACC ATATTCTTACCAATTGCCTCCTGGAATGCCTAATCATACCTGTGGTGGAGCTAACATATGGGCTGATATTCTCACTAGTCGCGACTTGTTTTGTTCATCAGGGTCGTATTGTCCCACAAGTACACAAAAAATACCTTGCAGCAGCGG GCATTACTGTCGGACAGGCTCTACATCCGAGAAAG CATGCTACAATTTAATCTCGTGTAACGAAGGAAGTTCAACTCAACATATTCAAGCATACGGGGCAATGCTTATA GCAGCCATATTTACCATTTTGCTCATCATCTACAACTGCTCTGATCAAGTACTTACAATTCGTGAAAGAAGGCGTGCTAAATATAGAGAAGCGGCTTCAAGACGCGCAAAAGAGAGAGTTAAAGCCGATGAAAGAACTATGGAACTCTCAACCTTACATCAAAGTAGTGAAGATGTGGATTATAATGATTCGGGTACTTCAAACGCGTCACAAGAAAACATATTGAAGCTAAGAAGTCAAACATGTAACAATACAGATGACAATCTTGATCACAGTAGTAAAAAGAGGCTACAAAAAGGGAAACAAATCCATACTCATAGCGAGATCTTTAACTACGCGTACAGTCAAATCGAGAAAGAGAAAGCTATGCAAGAAATCCAAAGCCTTAGTTTCTCAGAAGTAACAACCACAATGGCTGTTAATGCTGAAACCAGACGACGACCAACAATCGAAGTTTCTTTTCAAGATCTAACAGTTACTTTAAAAGGAAAAGGTAGAAGACATCTTTTAAGATGTGTAACCGGGAAAATGATGCCCGGTCGTATAACAGCTGTCATGGGCCCGTCTGGGGCGGGTAAAACGATGTTTCTTTCTGCACTGGCAGGAAAAGCACACGGCTGTAAAATAACCGGGTCGATTCTTATAAACGGGAAACCTGACTCGATTCATTCGTATAAAAGGATAATCGGGTTTGTCCCACAAGATGATGTTGTTCATGGTAATTTAACTGTTGAGGAGAATCTATGGTTCAGTGCAAACTGCAG GTTACCGGCAAACATGCTTAAACAAGACCGTGTTCTAGTTGTTGAGAGAGTTATAGAGTGTTTGGGTTTACAAACAGTTAGAAATTCGTTAGTTGGAACCGTTGAAAAGCGTGGAATCTCGGGTGGTCAAAGGAAACGTGTCAATGTTGGTTTGGAAATGGTGATGGAACCGTCACTGTTGATCTTAGATGAACCGACGTCTGGTTTAGATAGTTCGTCTTCTCAGTTACTTCTTAGAGCACTTAGGCGGGAAACCCTTGAAGGTGTTAATGTTAGTATGGTTGTCCACCAACCAAG TTACTTGTTGTTTCAGATGTTTGATGATCTAGTACTTCTAGCGAAAGGTGGACTTACGGTTTACCACGGGTCAGTGAGGGAAGTTGAAGAATATTTTTCCGAGATTGGGATTAACGTTCCGGATCGCGTTAACCCACCGGATTATTTTATAGATGTTTTGGAAGGGATGGTTAAACTAAACACGAGTTCGGGTGTAACTTGTGAACAGCTTCCTGTTAGATGGATGCTTCATAAGGGTTATCATGTTCCACCTGATATGCATGCAAATGCTGCTGCTATGTTCCCAGAAGGTCAACTTTCAAGTAATGTACTAAATGACAATGAGGGTGCAGCAGAGGATCATTCCTTTGTTGGTGAAATTTGGGAGTATGTAAAGTCAAATGTGAAAGTACGAAGCGACGTTATTCGCCATAATTTCTTAAGAACAAAAGATTTGTCCAACCGCTCAACTCCCGGGATTCTTGTGCAGTACAGATACTTCCTTGGAAG GGTTGCTAAGCAGAGGTTAAGAGAATCCAAGCTACAATTAGTAGATTATCTCATCTTATCACTTGCTGGGGCATGTTTGGGATCCATTAGAAGACCAAATGAAGAGACATTTGGGGCACTTGGTTACACTTACTCCATTATTGCAGTGT CTTTATTATGCAAAGTTGCGGCATTGAGAACGTTTTCTTTGGACAAGTTACAATATTGGAGAGAACGTGCATCTGGCATTAGCAGCTTAGCGCATTTCCTTGCCAAAGATACCGTTGACCATTTCAATACGGTTGTAAAGCCAGCAGTTTATCTGTCAATGTTCTACTTCTTCAGCAACGACCGTTCATCTTTTGCGGAAATTTACACAGTTTTGCTTTCCCTTGTGTATTGCGTAACTGGCATAGCGTACACGTTAGCCATATATCTTGATGCCGGTTCATCACAACTG TTTGCAGTGCTCCTTCCTGTAGTCTTGACTCTCATTCCAACACAGGCTGGAAATAGCAAGTTCTTAATATTTGTTTCAAATTTTTGCTACCCTAAGTGGACACTCGAAGCATTTGTAATTTCCAACGCAAACAG GTTTTCAGGAGTGTGGCTGATCACGCGTTGTGGAGCACTTCAAAAGTTCGGGTACAATGTACACGATTGGGATCTTTGCATATTCATCCTCATCATGATCGGTGTAGGTACCCGAATTTCGGCTTTCTTTGGCATGCTCATTATCCATAAGAGATGA
- the LOC110866804 gene encoding uncharacterized protein LOC110866804 has protein sequence MANPRQTVHQQATQNFTGLASPITVPPIVNENSWQIPSYAMQAITNSIQFHGRDDEDAPAHINRFSRMLATFSLSGAPNDATYLQLFPFSLAGRAATWLDSQPTGTFTTWAGLRQAFLNKYFPPAKAARLRDQIHSFRMGPDEPYYLAWECFQNLCARCSQHGLSDWALCEKFYNGLTQETRDRFDTNAGGHMMGILTVAECLERFEAFAQSQSQSRSDQRHQSGNSNTTTSAPSQGVNHVTMDPSLASVLENITRELKEIRAKVDKCEYCRGGHDTSACPLLVGEEQCDYLGGGFGRGQSSGLGNNNLGSGWRSNNNNNNFNNNNNFRSNGPPGFQIAQNPNRGLGSLFSGGLNGQVKDGGSNNQVQTGQGSSFDLGGSMERMESMMSQLIVRDQNTQKKLSEHDLMLKNHQAVVQDLSRVVSDMSRKLDERLPGQFAANTQPNPNAHVKAITTRSGRTVGNPSVEEREVDEDGDIIDEVIEMEAPGKVQKRLSPASTTQPGESQSEKKVEKKPIDVRPSPYVNHAYVPFPSRLKNQKYSREYGQFLDIFKQLKINLPFIEALQSMPKYAKFLKDLLKNKENLGELSNVPLHGGCSAIISNKLPEKLTDPGVFTIPCLFGSHTNTRALADLGASINLMPFSLYEKLDLGELSPTRMTLSLADRSVKHPRGIVENLLVKVDKFVFPADFVILDMEADENIPLILGRPFLNTAKALIDVSLGTITLRAGEESVVFEVMSSKGHTDRVRSVSLVGECEKDERDEKRDVSDASLEKGTGFKCGDPPDRKLEELEERMERLESRIKTLSKPQCGDRFQHGECGFKTLDAELRGFERDEGFRVDLGDTYSGATACESMFGGELHLHDPP, from the coding sequence ATGGCCAACCCTAGGCAAACCGTCCATCAGCAAGCCACCCAAAATTTCACCGGCCTCGCCTCACCCATCACCGTTCCACCCATAGTTAATGAAAATTCATGGCAAATTCCATCTTATGCCATGCAGGCCATCACCAATAGTATCCAATTCCATGGCCGAGATGATGAGGATGCCCCGGCCCACATTAACCGTTTCTCTAGGATGCTAGCTACCTTTAGCCTTAGCGGTGCACCCAACGATGCCACTTACCTACAGCTTTTCCCATTCTCTTTAGCCGGCCGTGCGGCTACTTGGTTGGATTCTCAACCAACCGGTACCTTTACCACTTGGGCGGGGCTTCGTCAAGCCTTTTTGAACAAGTATTTCCCGCCCGCCAAAGCCGCACGTCTTAGGGACCAAATCCACTCTTTCCGCATGGGGCCCGACGAGCCTTACTACCTTGCTTGGGAGTGTTTCCAAAACCTTTGTGCTCGTTGCTCCCAGCATGGTCTCTCTGATTGGGCTTTATGTGAGAAATTCTATAATGGTCTTACCCAAGAGACTAGAGATAGGTTCGATACCAACGCGGGGGGGCATATGATGGGTATTCTTACAGTTGCAGAGTGTCTAGAGCGTTTTGAGGCATTTGCTCAGTCTCAATCCCAATCACGATCCGATCAGAGGCACCAAAGTGGTAATTCAAATACCACTACTAGTGCACCCTCCCAAGGGGTGAACCATGTCACCATGGACCCTAGTTTAGCCTCTGTTTTGGAAAACATCACTCGAGAGCTTAAGGAGATTAGAGCTAAGGTTGATAAGTGTGAGTACTGTCGAGGTGGTCACGACACGAGTGCATGTCCTTTACTAGTTGGTGAGGAGCAATGTGATTATTTAGGAGGAGGGTTTGGTAGAGGTCAGTCTAGCGGGTTGGGTAACAATAATCTTGGCTCGGGTTGGcgaagtaataataataataataattttaataataataacaattttcGCTCAAATGGACCTCCTGGttttcaaatagctcaaaatccaaATAGAGGTCTAGGTTCGCTTTTCAGTGGGGGTTTAAATGGGCAAGTTAAGGATGGGGGGTCAAATAACCAGGTTCAAACAGGTCAAGGTTCAAGTTTTGATTTAGGGGGTAGCATGGAAAGAATGGAGTCCATGATGAGTCAACTGATTGTTAGGGATCAAAATACCCAAAAGAAACTTAGTGAACATGATCTTATGCTTAAGAATCACCAAGCTGTGGTCCAAGACCTTTCTAGGGTTGTAAGTGATATGTCTAGGAAGTTAGATGAAAGATTACCAGGTCAGTTTGCAGCTAACACCCAACCTAACCCGAACGCTCATGTAAAAGCCATTACCACTCGTAGTGGCAGAACCGTAGGGAACCCGAGCGTAGAAGAGAGAGAGGTCGATGAGGATGGAGACATTATAGATGAAGTGATAGAGATGGAGGCTCCCGGCAAAGTGCAAAAGAGGCTAAGCCCAGCAAGTACCACACAGCCCGGTGAATCTCAAAGTGAGAAGAAAGTTGAGAAAAAGCCCATAGACGTTAGACCTTCACCCTATGTGAATCACGCATATGTTCCGTTTCCCTCGCGCCTTAAGAATCAAAAATACTCGAGGGAATACGGGCAGTTCTTAGATATCTTCAAGCAATTGAAGATTAATCTTCCGTTTATAGAGGCACTCCAGTCCATGCCAAAATATGCAAAATTCTTAAAGGACCTTCTTAAGAATAAAGAGAATTTAGGTGAGTTGTCTAATGTCCCATTGCATGGAGGGTGTTCGGCCATCATTTCAAATAAGTTGCCCGAAAAGCTTACCGATCCCGGTGTGTTCACTATTCCTTGTCTATTCGGTAGTCACACGAACACTAGAGCCTTAGCCGACCTAGGTGCTAGCATTAATTTGATGCCCTTTTCTCTCTATGAGAAGCTAGACTTAGGCGAGCTTTCACCTACTCGAATGACATTGTCCTTAGCTGATAGGTCCGTGAAACACCCGAGGGGAATAGTGGAGAATTTGCTTGTTAAGGTGGACAAGTTTGTTTTTCCGGCCGATTTCGTTATTCTAGACATGGAAGCCGATGAAAACATACCGTTAATTTTAGGTCGCCCATTCTTAAACACCGCTAAAGCTCTAATAGATGTCTCTTTAGGCACCATCACACTTAGAGCGGGCGAGGAATCGGTAGTTTTTGAGGTTATGAGTTCGAAAGGGCATACTGACAGAGTGCGTTCGGTTTCGTTAGTGGGGGAGTGTGAGAAAGATGAGAGAGATGAGAAGAGGGATGTTAGTGATGCGAGTTTAGAGAAAGGGACAGGATTTAAGTGTGGGGACCCACCGGATAGAAAGTTAGAGGAATTAGAGGAGAGAATGGAGCGTTTAGAATCTAGGATTAAGACACTGAGCAAACCTCAGTGTGGGGATAGATTTCAACATGGGGAATGTGGATTCAAAACGCTAGACGCGGAATTGAGAGGTTTTGAAAGAGATGAGGGTTTTCGGGTTGATTTGGGCGATACATATAGTGGTGCTACAGCCTGCGAGAGTATGTTTGGAGGTGAGTTGCATCTCCATGATCCTCCATAA